GCTGGGCGTGGTGGACGCGGACGTGGTGGACCTGAGCAACCTCCAGCGGCAGGTGCTGCACACGCTGGAGCGCCGGGGCCAGCCGAAGGTCCAGAGCGCGAAGGCCGCCCTCGAGGCGCTCAACCCGGACGTGAACGTGGTGCCCTTCCAGGAGCGGCTGACCTCCGCCAACGTGGAGCGCATCCTCGGGGACTTCGACCTGGTGCTGGACGGCGGGGACAACTTCCCCACGCGCTACCTGCTCAACGACGCGTGCGTGCTCCTGGGCAAGCCGAACGTCCATGGCTCCGTGTTCCGCTTCGAGGGACAGGTGACGACCTTCCTCCCGGGACAGGGGCCGTGCTACCGCTGCCTCTACCCCGCGCCTCCCCCTCCGGAGCTGGCGCCCTCGTGCGCGGAGGCCGGCGTGCTGGGCGTGCTGCCCGGGCTCATCGGGATGCTCCAGGCGACGGAGGCCCTCAAGCTGCTGCTGGGCGTGGGGGAGTCCCTGGCGGGGCGGCTGCTCACCTTCGACGCGCTGGGCACGCGCTTCCAGGAGCTCAAGCTGCGCAGGGATCCAGCGTGCCCGGTGTGCGCCCCAG
This Corallococcus silvisoli DNA region includes the following protein-coding sequences:
- the moeB gene encoding molybdopterin-synthase adenylyltransferase MoeB, whose product is MAPSFRELLSEVKKEIHEVSLEHVRGLLDSGAKVKLIDVREADEYAGGRLPGAVHIPRGFLELRIEEKADRDEELVLYCAGGTRSALAARTLRELGYTRVASLAGGYNRWSDAALPVEKPVVLSPDQKERYRRHLILPEVGEEGQARLLKSKVLLLGAGGLGSPAALYLAAAGVGTLGVVDADVVDLSNLQRQVLHTLERRGQPKVQSAKAALEALNPDVNVVPFQERLTSANVERILGDFDLVLDGGDNFPTRYLLNDACVLLGKPNVHGSVFRFEGQVTTFLPGQGPCYRCLYPAPPPPELAPSCAEAGVLGVLPGLIGMLQATEALKLLLGVGESLAGRLLTFDALGTRFQELKLRRDPACPVCAPGAKVELIDYERFCATGA